One window of the Pyrus communis chromosome 17, drPyrComm1.1, whole genome shotgun sequence genome contains the following:
- the LOC137721989 gene encoding uncharacterized protein, whose protein sequence is MELMENEALGRKWRGSSSEKTKHNQLWRSIWSLDVPSKMKFFIWKCCNHALAVRRNLKRRHMRVDNVCGVCRHVDEMENRLFFHCELSHIFWFCSPLQLNSFELERSDFLQSWERFCNRVIELENAVDILQEFIFGLWRLWKNRNDVIFNGRYQQPIEILEAWKRNIAEYRNVKEQGRQEARPRREWLGVLCFHSTAVAEAASIREALKFCLLQDFNDVIIKSDAKAIVQMIRNELAQDFRLECILGDIESLARRLQFVSFDFVPRESNHAAHSVAKFVFKEERAYVWDCIDPEFLFNILAEDINLSLRI, encoded by the exons ATGGAGCTCATGGAGAACGAGGCTCTCGGGAGGAAATGGAGAGGATCGTCGAGTGAGAAGACAAAGCATAACCAGCTATGGAGAAGTATTTGGAGTCTGGATGTACCCAGcaagatgaaattttttatttggaagTGTTGTAACCATGCGCTAGCGGTGAGAAGAAATCTTAAGCGACGGCACATGAGAGTTGATAATGTCTGTGGTGTATGCAGGCACGTGGATGAAATGGAGAATCGTCTTTTTTTCCACTGTGAGCTCAGCCATATTTTCTGGTTCTGCTCACCACTTCAACTCAATTCCTTTGAGTTGGAAAGATCTGACTTCTTACAAAGTTGGGAAAGATTCTGCAACAGAGTTATCGAATTGGAAAATGCAGTGGATATTTTGCAAGAATTCATCTTTGGCCTATGGCGGTTATGGAAAAACAGAAATGATGTGATTTTCAATGGAAGGTACCAACAGCCCATCGAGATTTTGGAGGCTTGGAAGAGGAATATCGCTGAATATAGAAATGTGAAGGAGCAAGGGAGGCAGGAGGCACGGCCAA GGCGCGAGTGGCTCGGAGTACTGTGTTTCCACTCTACAGCTGTGGCGGAAGCGGCATCAATTAGGGAAGCACTCAAGTTTTGCTTGTTGCAAGATTTTAACGATGTGATTATCAAGTCTGATGCAAAAGCAATTGTCCAAATGATTAGGAATGAACTAGCCCAAGATTTTAGGCTTGAATGTATCCTTGGTGATATTGAGTCTCTTGCACGTAGGTTGCAGTTTGTGTCATTTGACTTTGTGCCTAGAGAGAGCAATCACGCTGCTCACTCGGTGGCCAAGTTTGTATTTAAGGAGGAAAGGGCTTATGTTTGGGATTGTATTGATCCTGAATTCTTGTTTAATATCTTGGCCGAAGATATTAATCTTTCTCTCAGAATTTAA
- the LOC137722589 gene encoding auxin response factor 18-like isoform X2 gives MITFMDSKEKLKEADRCLDPQLWHACAGGMVQMPLVNAKVFYFPQGHAEHACGPVDFRNCPRVPPYILCQVAAIKFMADPETDEVYAKIRLVPLNGGEAGYEDDGIGGLNGSETPDKPASFAKTLTQSDANNGGGFSVPRYCAETIFPRLDYSADPPVQTILAKDVHGETWKFKHIYRGTPRRHLLTTGWSTFVNHKKLVSGDSIVFLRAENGDLCVGIRRAKRGSGSGPESSSGWNPMGGNCTVPYGGFSAFLREDENKLMRNGNGNSSNSNGSLVGKGKVGPESVSEAATLAANGQPFEVVYYPRASTPEFCVKASLVKAALQIRWCPGMRFKMAFETEDSSRISWFMGTISSVQVAEPLRWPESPWRLLQVTWDEPDLLQNVKRVSPWLVELVSNVPAIHLTPFSLPRKKMRLPQYPDFPFEGQLPMPTFSGNLLGPSSPFGCLPDKTPAGMQGARHAHYGLSSSDMHLNKLHTGLFPAGFPPLDHAAAPTKFTNNMVIHKPTISENVSCLLTMSHFTPTSKKPDDLKPPQLILFGQPILTEQQISLSSSGDTVSPVLTGNSSSDGNADRMVNHSDNSGSALHRQSVQERSSCEGFQWYKDTRNETELSLETGHCKVFMESEDIGRTLDLSLLGSYDELYRKLADMFGIDNSETLNHVLYRDGTGAVKHIGDEPFSDFMKTARRLTILIDSGSNNVGM, from the exons ATGATTACGTTTATGGATTCAAAAGAGAAATTGAAGGAGGCGGATAGGTGCTTAGATCCACAGCTATGGCATGCCTGCGCCGGCGGCATGGTTCAAATGCCACTGGTGAATGCGAAGGTCTTCTACTTCCCTCAGGGCCATGCTGAGCATGCCTGTGGACCTGTTGATTTCAGGAATTGCCCAAGAGTTCCTCCCTATATACTTTGCCAGGTTGCCGCCATTAAGTTCATGGCCGATCCTGAGACTGATGAGGTTTATGCCAAGATTAGGTTGGTTCCTTTGAATGGGGGCGAGGCGGGCTACGAGGATGATGGAATTGGAGGGCTTAATGGGTCTGAAACGCCGGATAAACCCGCCTCATTTGCAAAAACATTGACGCAATCCGATGCAAACAATGGTGGTGGGTTCTCTGTTCCGAGATATTGTGCAGAAACCATCTTTCCGCGATTGGATTACTCTGCCGATCCCCCTGTTCAGACAATTCTTGCTAAGGATGTTCATGGTGAAACTTGGAAGTTTAAGCACATTTACAGGGGGACCCCTAGGCGGCATCTATTGACCACGGGGTGGAGTACCTTTGTGAACCACAAGAAGCTTGTTTCTGGGGACTCAATTGTGTTTTTGAGGGCAGAGAACGGTGATCTCTGTGTCGGGATTCGTCGAGCAAAGAGGGGAAGTGGAAGTGGACCAGAGTCATCTTCAGGGTGGAATCCAATGGGTGGGAATTGTACTGTGCCATATGGTGGATTCTCGGCGTTTTTGAGGGAGGATGAGAACAAACTAATGAGAAATGGCAATGGTAATAGCTCTAATTCGAATGGAAGTCTAGTGGGTAAGGGGAAAGTCGGGCCTGAATCTGTTTCTGAAGCTGCAACACTTGCTGCAAATGGACAGCCCTTTGAGGTTGTTTACTACCCTAGAGCAAGTACCCCAGAATTCTGTGTGAAGGCCTCATTGGTGAAAGCAGCATTGCAGATCCGGTGGTGCCCTGGAATGCGATTCAAGATGGCCTTTGAAACTGAGGATTCTTCCCGGATAAGTTGGTTCATGGGAACTATATCCTCTGTTCAGGTTGCTGAGCCTTTGCGCTGGCCCGAGTCACCTTGGAGGCTTCTCCAG GTTACCTGGGATGAACCCGATTTACTTCAAAATGTGAAACGCGTTAGCCCATGGTTGGTAGAGTTGGTATCCAACGTACCCGCGATCCATCTGACACCTTTCTCACTGCCAAGAAAGAAGATGAGACTACCTCAATACCCAGATTTCCCTTTTGAAGGCCAACTTCCAATGCCGACTTTTTCCGGCAACCTCCTTGGACCCAGCAGCCCCTTTGGTTGTCTGCCCGACAAAACTCCTGCTGGCATGCAGGGAGCCAGGCATGCTCATTATGGTCTATCCTCATCAGATATGCACCTCAATAAACTGCACACAGGTCTATTTCCGGCTGGTTTCCCGCCACTTGATCATGCTGCTGCACCCACTAAATTCACCAATAACATGGTGATTCATAAGCCTACTATAAGCGAGAATGTTTCATGCTTATTGACTATGTCACATTTTACCCCGACGTCAAAGAAACCTGATGATTTAAAGCCACCGCAGCTCATACTCTTTGGTCAGCCAATACTTACTGAGCAGCAGATCTCTCTGAGCAGCTCTGGCGATACAGTCTCACCAGTTCTTACTGGAAATAGTTCATCCGATGGGAATGCAGATAGAATGGTAAATCATTCTGATAATTCTGGATCTGCACTTCACCGACAAAGTGTACAAGAGCGCTCATCTTGTGAAGGTTTCCAATGGTACAAGGATACTCGAAATGAAACCGAACTAAGTCTGGAAACTGGTCACTGTAAAGTCTTCATGGAATCAGAAGACATAGGTCGCACTCTTGACCTTTCACTTCTGGGGTCTTATGATGAATTGTACAGAAAACTGGCAGATATGTTTGGCATAGACAATTCTGAGACACTGAACCATGTGCTCTATCGAGATGGTACTGGTGCAGTTAAACACATTGGAGATGAACCTTTCAG TGACTTCATGAAAACGGCAAGGAGATTGACGATTCTAATAGATTCAGGCAGCAACAACGTAGGAATGTAA
- the LOC137722589 gene encoding auxin response factor 18-like isoform X1: protein MITFMDSKEKLKEADRCLDPQLWHACAGGMVQMPLVNAKVFYFPQGHAEHACGPVDFRNCPRVPPYILCQVAAIKFMADPETDEVYAKIRLVPLNGGEAGYEDDGIGGLNGSETPDKPASFAKTLTQSDANNGGGFSVPRYCAETIFPRLDYSADPPVQTILAKDVHGETWKFKHIYRGTPRRHLLTTGWSTFVNHKKLVSGDSIVFLRAENGDLCVGIRRAKRGSGSGPESSSGWNPMGGNCTVPYGGFSAFLREDENKLMRNGNGNSSNSNGSLVGKGKVGPESVSEAATLAANGQPFEVVYYPRASTPEFCVKASLVKAALQIRWCPGMRFKMAFETEDSSRISWFMGTISSVQVAEPLRWPESPWRLLQVTWDEPDLLQNVKRVSPWLVELVSNVPAIHLTPFSLPRKKMRLPQYPDFPFEGQLPMPTFSGNLLGPSSPFGCLPDKTPAGMQGARHAHYGLSSSDMHLNKLHTGLFPAGFPPLDHAAAPTKFTNNMVIHKPTISENVSCLLTMSHFTPTSKKPDDLKPPQLILFGQPILTEQQISLSSSGDTVSPVLTGNSSSDGNADRMVNHSDNSGSALHRQSVQERSSCEGFQWYKDTRNETELSLETGHCKVFMESEDIGRTLDLSLLGSYDELYRKLADMFGIDNSETLNHVLYRDGTGAVKHIGDEPFSCSDFMKTARRLTILIDSGSNNVGM from the exons ATGATTACGTTTATGGATTCAAAAGAGAAATTGAAGGAGGCGGATAGGTGCTTAGATCCACAGCTATGGCATGCCTGCGCCGGCGGCATGGTTCAAATGCCACTGGTGAATGCGAAGGTCTTCTACTTCCCTCAGGGCCATGCTGAGCATGCCTGTGGACCTGTTGATTTCAGGAATTGCCCAAGAGTTCCTCCCTATATACTTTGCCAGGTTGCCGCCATTAAGTTCATGGCCGATCCTGAGACTGATGAGGTTTATGCCAAGATTAGGTTGGTTCCTTTGAATGGGGGCGAGGCGGGCTACGAGGATGATGGAATTGGAGGGCTTAATGGGTCTGAAACGCCGGATAAACCCGCCTCATTTGCAAAAACATTGACGCAATCCGATGCAAACAATGGTGGTGGGTTCTCTGTTCCGAGATATTGTGCAGAAACCATCTTTCCGCGATTGGATTACTCTGCCGATCCCCCTGTTCAGACAATTCTTGCTAAGGATGTTCATGGTGAAACTTGGAAGTTTAAGCACATTTACAGGGGGACCCCTAGGCGGCATCTATTGACCACGGGGTGGAGTACCTTTGTGAACCACAAGAAGCTTGTTTCTGGGGACTCAATTGTGTTTTTGAGGGCAGAGAACGGTGATCTCTGTGTCGGGATTCGTCGAGCAAAGAGGGGAAGTGGAAGTGGACCAGAGTCATCTTCAGGGTGGAATCCAATGGGTGGGAATTGTACTGTGCCATATGGTGGATTCTCGGCGTTTTTGAGGGAGGATGAGAACAAACTAATGAGAAATGGCAATGGTAATAGCTCTAATTCGAATGGAAGTCTAGTGGGTAAGGGGAAAGTCGGGCCTGAATCTGTTTCTGAAGCTGCAACACTTGCTGCAAATGGACAGCCCTTTGAGGTTGTTTACTACCCTAGAGCAAGTACCCCAGAATTCTGTGTGAAGGCCTCATTGGTGAAAGCAGCATTGCAGATCCGGTGGTGCCCTGGAATGCGATTCAAGATGGCCTTTGAAACTGAGGATTCTTCCCGGATAAGTTGGTTCATGGGAACTATATCCTCTGTTCAGGTTGCTGAGCCTTTGCGCTGGCCCGAGTCACCTTGGAGGCTTCTCCAG GTTACCTGGGATGAACCCGATTTACTTCAAAATGTGAAACGCGTTAGCCCATGGTTGGTAGAGTTGGTATCCAACGTACCCGCGATCCATCTGACACCTTTCTCACTGCCAAGAAAGAAGATGAGACTACCTCAATACCCAGATTTCCCTTTTGAAGGCCAACTTCCAATGCCGACTTTTTCCGGCAACCTCCTTGGACCCAGCAGCCCCTTTGGTTGTCTGCCCGACAAAACTCCTGCTGGCATGCAGGGAGCCAGGCATGCTCATTATGGTCTATCCTCATCAGATATGCACCTCAATAAACTGCACACAGGTCTATTTCCGGCTGGTTTCCCGCCACTTGATCATGCTGCTGCACCCACTAAATTCACCAATAACATGGTGATTCATAAGCCTACTATAAGCGAGAATGTTTCATGCTTATTGACTATGTCACATTTTACCCCGACGTCAAAGAAACCTGATGATTTAAAGCCACCGCAGCTCATACTCTTTGGTCAGCCAATACTTACTGAGCAGCAGATCTCTCTGAGCAGCTCTGGCGATACAGTCTCACCAGTTCTTACTGGAAATAGTTCATCCGATGGGAATGCAGATAGAATGGTAAATCATTCTGATAATTCTGGATCTGCACTTCACCGACAAAGTGTACAAGAGCGCTCATCTTGTGAAGGTTTCCAATGGTACAAGGATACTCGAAATGAAACCGAACTAAGTCTGGAAACTGGTCACTGTAAAGTCTTCATGGAATCAGAAGACATAGGTCGCACTCTTGACCTTTCACTTCTGGGGTCTTATGATGAATTGTACAGAAAACTGGCAGATATGTTTGGCATAGACAATTCTGAGACACTGAACCATGTGCTCTATCGAGATGGTACTGGTGCAGTTAAACACATTGGAGATGAACCTTTCAG TTGCAGTGACTTCATGAAAACGGCAAGGAGATTGACGATTCTAATAGATTCAGGCAGCAACAACGTAGGAATGTAA